Proteins encoded together in one Variovorax paradoxus EPS window:
- the gcvP gene encoding aminomethyl-transferring glycine dehydrogenase, with the protein MPIPALPSLQELENAEEFLARHIGIDAADEARMLPVIGSETRAELIDGIVPAAIRRAKPMRLPAPVTEAEALAELKAMASKNKVFKSFIGQGYYGTHTPGVILRNVLENPAWYTAYTPYQAEISQGRMEALLNFQTMVCDLTGMAIANASMLDEATAAAEAMTLAKRSVKSKSNVFLVSGDCHPQTIEVIKTRAAPLGIEVKVSTVSETLPHLMASCEFFGVLAQYPATTGHVHDLRPLAGHAHQCDAAFCVAADLLALTLLAPPGEWDADIVCGTTQRFGMPLCNGGPHAAYLACRDSFKRSLPGRLVGVSVDSHGQPAYRLALQTREQHIRREKATSNICTAQVLPAVVASMYAVYHGPDGLARIAQRVAALTAILAQGLTQMGRAPVNEFAFDSLTIRTGDDTPKIIERATAAGVNLRQRLQQHLGISLDETTTRADIETLWALFVPAGTAMPRFDDLANTAPRLPEDLRRSSAFLTHPVFNTHKSETAMLRYIRSLSDKDLALDRSMIPLGSCTMKLNATSEMIPITWPEFANIHPFAPAEQQLGYAQLDAQLRAWLCEATGYAGISLQPNAGSQGEYAGLLAIKSFHEAKGQGHRNICLIPSSAHGTNPASAQMVGLQVVVTACDAQGNVDMDDLKRACEKHSDKLAAVMITYPSTHGVFETRVKELCELVHEHGGRVYVDGANMNALVGVAAPGEFGGDVSHLNLHKTFCIPHGGGGPGVGPVCVVEDLVPYLPGHATAGVASNGVGAVSAAPLGNAAVLPISWMYCRMMGAKGLQAATETAILSANYISARLKDHYPTLYASQTPEGKGHVAHECILDLRPLKDTSGVTAEDVAKRLIDYGFHAPTLSFPVPGTLMVEPTESEPLAELDRFIDAMIAIRGEIRRIEEGVWPKEDNPLKHAPHTAASLLGTEWAHPYSRELGAFPLAELKLAKYWPPIGRVDNVYGDRNLFCSCVPVGEYEETEAARG; encoded by the coding sequence ATGCCGATTCCCGCCCTTCCCTCTTTGCAAGAACTAGAGAACGCCGAAGAATTTCTCGCCCGCCACATCGGCATCGATGCGGCGGACGAGGCGCGCATGCTGCCGGTGATCGGCTCGGAAACGCGGGCGGAACTCATCGACGGCATCGTGCCCGCGGCCATCCGCCGCGCGAAGCCGATGCGCCTTCCGGCCCCGGTGACCGAGGCCGAGGCGCTGGCCGAGCTGAAGGCGATGGCGTCGAAGAACAAGGTGTTCAAGAGCTTCATCGGCCAGGGCTACTACGGCACGCACACGCCGGGCGTTATCTTGCGCAACGTGCTGGAGAACCCCGCCTGGTACACCGCCTACACGCCCTACCAGGCCGAGATTTCGCAGGGCCGCATGGAGGCCCTGCTCAACTTCCAGACGATGGTGTGCGACCTCACGGGCATGGCCATCGCCAACGCGTCGATGCTCGACGAAGCCACGGCCGCAGCCGAGGCGATGACGCTGGCCAAGCGCAGCGTGAAGAGCAAGAGCAACGTGTTCCTGGTCTCTGGCGACTGCCATCCGCAGACCATCGAAGTCATCAAGACGCGCGCCGCGCCGCTGGGCATCGAGGTCAAGGTGAGCACCGTCTCCGAGACGCTGCCGCACCTGATGGCGAGCTGCGAATTCTTCGGCGTGCTCGCGCAGTACCCCGCCACCACCGGCCACGTGCACGACCTGCGTCCGCTCGCGGGCCACGCCCACCAATGCGACGCCGCGTTCTGCGTGGCCGCCGACCTGCTGGCGCTGACGCTGCTCGCGCCTCCGGGCGAATGGGATGCCGACATCGTCTGCGGCACCACGCAGCGCTTCGGCATGCCGCTGTGCAACGGCGGTCCGCACGCCGCATACCTGGCCTGCCGCGATTCGTTCAAGCGGTCGCTGCCGGGCCGCCTGGTCGGCGTGAGCGTCGACTCGCACGGCCAGCCCGCCTACCGCCTCGCGCTGCAGACGCGCGAGCAGCACATCCGCCGCGAGAAGGCCACCTCCAACATCTGTACCGCGCAGGTGCTGCCGGCCGTCGTGGCCAGCATGTACGCCGTGTACCACGGGCCCGATGGCCTAGCCCGCATCGCGCAGCGCGTGGCGGCGCTCACCGCCATCCTGGCGCAAGGCCTCACGCAGATGGGCCGCGCGCCGGTCAATGAATTCGCCTTCGATTCGCTCACGATCCGCACCGGCGACGACACGCCGAAGATCATCGAGCGCGCCACCGCCGCGGGCGTCAACCTGCGCCAGCGGCTGCAGCAGCACCTGGGCATTTCGCTCGACGAAACCACGACGCGCGCCGACATCGAAACGCTCTGGGCCCTGTTCGTGCCTGCCGGCACCGCGATGCCGCGCTTCGACGACCTCGCCAACACCGCGCCGCGCCTGCCCGAAGACCTGCGCCGCAGCAGCGCCTTTCTCACCCACCCGGTGTTCAACACGCACAAGAGCGAGACCGCGATGCTGCGCTACATCCGCAGCCTCTCGGACAAGGATCTCGCGCTCGACCGCAGCATGATCCCGCTCGGCAGTTGCACGATGAAGCTCAACGCGACCAGCGAGATGATCCCGATCACCTGGCCCGAGTTCGCGAACATCCACCCCTTCGCGCCCGCCGAGCAGCAGCTGGGCTATGCGCAGCTCGATGCGCAACTGCGCGCGTGGCTCTGCGAAGCGACCGGCTACGCGGGCATCAGCCTGCAGCCCAATGCGGGATCGCAGGGCGAGTACGCGGGCCTCCTGGCCATCAAGTCCTTCCATGAAGCCAAGGGCCAGGGCCATCGCAACATCTGCCTCATTCCCTCGTCGGCGCACGGCACCAACCCCGCGAGCGCGCAGATGGTGGGCCTGCAGGTGGTGGTGACGGCCTGCGATGCGCAGGGCAACGTCGACATGGACGACCTGAAGCGCGCCTGTGAGAAGCACAGCGACAAGCTGGCCGCGGTGATGATCACCTACCCCAGCACGCACGGCGTGTTCGAGACGCGCGTGAAGGAGCTCTGCGAGTTGGTGCACGAGCACGGCGGCCGCGTGTACGTCGATGGCGCCAACATGAACGCATTGGTCGGCGTGGCCGCGCCGGGCGAGTTCGGAGGCGATGTGAGCCACCTGAACCTGCACAAGACCTTCTGCATTCCGCACGGCGGCGGCGGCCCGGGCGTCGGCCCGGTGTGCGTGGTCGAAGACCTCGTGCCGTACCTGCCGGGCCATGCGACGGCCGGTGTCGCATCGAATGGCGTGGGTGCTGTTTCCGCAGCGCCTCTGGGCAACGCGGCCGTGCTGCCGATCAGCTGGATGTACTGCCGGATGATGGGCGCCAAGGGCCTGCAGGCCGCGACCGAAACGGCCATCCTGAGCGCCAACTACATCAGCGCGCGCCTGAAGGACCACTACCCCACGCTGTACGCGAGCCAAACACCGGAAGGAAAGGGCCACGTCGCGCACGAGTGCATCCTGGACCTGCGCCCGCTCAAGGACACGAGCGGCGTCACCGCCGAAGACGTCGCCAAGCGCCTCATCGACTACGGCTTCCACGCCCCCACGCTGAGCTTCCCCGTGCCCGGCACGCTGATGGTGGAGCCCACCGAGAGCGAGCCGCTGGCCGAGCTCGACCGCTTCATCGACGCGATGATCGCGATCCGCGGCGAGATCCGCCGCATCGAAGAAGGCGTGTGGCCCAAGGAAGACAACCCGCTCAAGCACGCACCGCACACCGCGGCCAGCCTGCTGGGCACCGAATGGGCGCACCCGTACTCGCGCGAACTCGGCGCGTTCCCGCTGGCCGAACTCAAGCTCGCAAAGTACTGGCCGCCGATCGGCCGCGTGGACAACGTGTATGGCGACCGCAACCTGTTCTGCAGTTGCGTGCCGGTGGGCGAGTACGAGGAAACCGAAGCGGCGCGAGGCTGA
- the gcvH gene encoding glycine cleavage system protein GcvH — protein MSIKYTKDHEWVSAEGGAATVGITVHAQDALGDVVFVDLPEVGKTFAQGEVAGVVESVKAAADVFMPVSGEITEVNEALRADPSLANSDPLASGWFFKVKLSEPAQLDALLDAATYDKFAAES, from the coding sequence ATGAGCATCAAGTACACCAAGGACCATGAGTGGGTCTCGGCCGAAGGCGGCGCCGCCACCGTCGGCATCACCGTGCATGCGCAGGACGCGCTGGGCGATGTCGTGTTCGTCGACCTGCCCGAAGTCGGCAAGACCTTCGCGCAGGGCGAAGTCGCCGGCGTCGTCGAATCGGTGAAGGCCGCGGCCGACGTGTTCATGCCCGTGTCGGGCGAGATCACCGAAGTGAACGAAGCGCTGCGCGCCGACCCCTCGCTAGCCAACAGCGACCCGCTGGCCAGCGGCTGGTTCTTCAAGGTCAAGCTGAGCGAGCCCGCGCAGCTCGACGCCCTGCTCGACGCTGCCACCTACGACAAGTTCGCCGCCGAATCCTGA
- a CDS encoding DUF3014 domain-containing protein, which translates to MTDNDSPGSRDDAPDFRPRRETPIGMIVAIGLVVLVAAFFGWRWYQQQQKPPEPAPVATAPNDGPAPAPAATEPTGPQNPIEALAPPDAALPALAESDSRVMKALAELLGGKHASEYLRSDGIVRRFVATVDNLAREQAPASAWPVQPTGQRFITDGPQGGTQTIAANNAARYNGIVLLAETVDPAKAATVYAKLYPLFQKAYEELGFPGRYFNDRLIAVIDHLLQAPEPSGPVQVRLVEVKGDVPSTRPWVRYEYVDPKLEAMSSGQKIMVRMGPENERKVKTSLRGFRQQIATGELAKKKQP; encoded by the coding sequence ATGACCGACAACGACTCCCCCGGCTCCAGGGACGACGCCCCCGACTTCAGGCCCCGCCGCGAAACGCCGATCGGCATGATCGTCGCCATCGGCCTCGTGGTGCTGGTGGCCGCGTTCTTCGGCTGGCGCTGGTACCAGCAACAGCAGAAGCCGCCCGAGCCCGCGCCGGTGGCCACTGCGCCGAACGACGGCCCCGCGCCGGCCCCTGCGGCCACCGAGCCCACCGGCCCGCAGAACCCCATCGAAGCGCTCGCACCGCCCGATGCCGCCTTGCCGGCGCTCGCCGAATCCGATTCGCGTGTGATGAAGGCGCTGGCCGAACTCCTCGGTGGCAAGCACGCTTCCGAATACCTGCGCTCCGACGGCATCGTGCGGCGCTTCGTCGCCACGGTCGACAACCTCGCGCGCGAGCAGGCGCCCGCCAGCGCGTGGCCGGTGCAGCCCACGGGGCAGCGCTTCATCACCGATGGCCCGCAGGGCGGCACGCAGACCATCGCGGCGAACAACGCGGCGCGCTACAACGGCATCGTGCTGCTCGCCGAAACGGTCGATCCGGCCAAGGCGGCGACGGTGTACGCCAAGCTCTATCCACTGTTCCAGAAGGCGTACGAAGAGCTCGGCTTTCCGGGGCGCTACTTCAACGACCGGCTCATCGCGGTGATCGACCACCTCTTGCAGGCACCCGAGCCCAGCGGCCCCGTGCAGGTGCGGCTGGTCGAGGTGAAGGGCGACGTGCCCTCCACGCGCCCGTGGGTGCGCTACGAGTACGTCGATCCGAAGCTGGAGGCCATGTCCTCCGGCCAGAAGATCATGGTGCGCATGGGGCCGGAGAACGAACGCAAGGTGAAGACCAGCCTGCGCGGGTTCCGCCAGCAGATCGCAACGGGCGAGCTGGCGAAGAAGAAGCAGCCCTGA
- a CDS encoding YybH family protein, with translation MNRLATCLLAAGLLSTAALAATPATTPAAKPPAPAASAAAAAATPAPAAPAAAPAQAPSAGIAEIETAVRAWADAWSARDVDRYLAAYAPDFTPARKQDKKQWEAERRTRISNKSKISVTVDDLVISVNGQTASARFKQVYTADKLKSTDRKTLELQRVGDKWLIRKESTGA, from the coding sequence ATGAACCGACTCGCCACCTGCCTGCTCGCCGCAGGGCTGCTGTCCACGGCCGCACTGGCTGCCACGCCCGCCACGACCCCTGCGGCAAAGCCACCAGCACCTGCCGCATCGGCGGCCGCTGCAGCGGCAACGCCGGCGCCGGCTGCGCCAGCAGCCGCTCCCGCGCAAGCGCCCAGCGCGGGCATCGCCGAAATCGAAACCGCCGTGCGCGCCTGGGCCGACGCCTGGTCCGCACGCGACGTGGACCGCTACCTCGCGGCCTACGCCCCCGACTTCACACCGGCCAGGAAGCAGGACAAGAAGCAGTGGGAAGCCGAGCGGCGCACCCGCATCTCGAACAAGTCGAAGATCAGCGTGACGGTCGACGACCTCGTCATCAGCGTCAACGGCCAGACCGCCAGCGCGCGCTTCAAGCAGGTCTACACCGCCGACAAGCTCAAGAGCACCGACCGCAAGACGCTGGAGCTGCAGCGCGTGGGCGACAAGTGGCTGATCCGCAAGGAAAGCACCGGCGCCTGA
- a CDS encoding alpha/beta hydrolase: MTQLHLPLKFLEHSAQANVREPWLLVLMHGVGSNEQDLFGLARLMPPQFHVLSLRAPYVLSPDAYAWFEFEVLPNGERRIDEEQERESRFLVGEMIDSAAQQLGVPPERIVVGGFSQGGIMALSLLLTQPAKLRAAMVWHSRLLAQVAPHIAPAEAFEGKALWVSHGSADNVIPPAAAAATRELARTLPLALSGSDFPGAHEIRPAELQGSIAWLQSLSAPASAA; the protein is encoded by the coding sequence ATGACCCAACTCCACCTGCCCCTCAAGTTTCTCGAACACAGCGCACAGGCCAACGTGCGCGAGCCCTGGCTGCTTGTGCTGATGCACGGCGTCGGCAGCAACGAGCAGGACCTGTTCGGCCTCGCGCGGCTGATGCCGCCGCAGTTTCATGTGCTGAGCCTGCGCGCGCCGTATGTGCTGTCGCCCGATGCCTATGCGTGGTTCGAGTTCGAGGTGCTGCCGAACGGCGAGCGCCGCATCGATGAAGAGCAGGAGCGCGAGAGCCGCTTCCTGGTCGGCGAGATGATCGATTCCGCCGCGCAGCAATTGGGCGTGCCGCCCGAGCGCATCGTGGTGGGCGGCTTCAGCCAGGGCGGGATCATGGCGCTGTCGTTGCTGCTCACGCAGCCCGCGAAGCTGCGCGCCGCGATGGTGTGGCACAGCCGGCTGCTCGCGCAGGTGGCGCCGCACATCGCGCCCGCCGAGGCCTTCGAGGGCAAGGCGCTGTGGGTGAGCCACGGCAGCGCCGACAACGTGATTCCGCCGGCCGCCGCGGCGGCCACGCGCGAGCTGGCGCGCACGCTGCCGCTGGCGTTGTCGGGCTCGGACTTTCCGGGCGCGCACGAGATCCGGCCGGCCGAGCTGCAGGGCTCGATCGCGTGGCTGCAATCGCTGAGCGCGCCGGCCAGCGCAGCCTGA
- the gcvT gene encoding glycine cleavage system aminomethyltransferase GcvT has product MAASSAPDTHTQLLKTPLYDLHVELGARMVPFAGYSMPVQYPAGLMAEHKHTRDAAGLFDISHMGQLRLVGPDAAAAFETLMPVDVIDLPAGKQRYGLLLNDEGGILDDLMFFNEGHCSIFVIVNGACKVADIAHIQQKIGARCEVQPLPDHALLALQGPQAAATLARLSPGIERFVFMTGGAVQIGGIPAFVTRSGYTGEDGFEISVAGKDADALARLLLAQPEVKPIGLGARNSLRLEAGLCLYGNDIDTTTTPVEASLNWAMQKVRRAGGAREGGFPGAGKILAQLTAATVGAAGHTDHDTLKRKRVGLVALERIPVRDGTMLQSFEGQDIGIVTSGLLGPSADRCIAMGYVATAFSEPGTRVQAIVRGKPVPMEVSTMPFVPTRYYRG; this is encoded by the coding sequence GTGGCCGCTTCTTCCGCTCCCGATACCCATACCCAACTTCTCAAGACGCCGCTGTACGACCTGCACGTGGAACTCGGCGCCCGCATGGTGCCCTTCGCGGGCTATTCGATGCCGGTCCAGTACCCGGCCGGCCTCATGGCCGAGCACAAGCACACGCGCGATGCGGCCGGCCTCTTCGACATTTCCCATATGGGCCAGCTGCGCCTTGTCGGCCCCGACGCCGCAGCCGCCTTCGAAACCCTGATGCCCGTCGATGTGATCGACCTGCCCGCCGGCAAACAGCGCTACGGTCTGCTGTTGAACGATGAGGGCGGTATCCTCGACGACCTGATGTTCTTCAACGAAGGCCACTGCTCGATCTTCGTGATCGTGAACGGCGCCTGCAAGGTGGCGGACATCGCGCACATCCAGCAGAAGATCGGCGCGCGCTGCGAGGTGCAGCCCCTGCCCGACCATGCACTGCTCGCGCTGCAGGGCCCGCAGGCCGCGGCCACGCTGGCACGGCTGTCGCCCGGCATCGAGCGCTTCGTGTTCATGACGGGCGGCGCGGTGCAGATCGGCGGCATCCCCGCCTTCGTCACGCGCAGCGGCTACACGGGCGAAGACGGTTTCGAGATTTCCGTGGCCGGCAAGGACGCCGACGCCCTCGCCCGCTTGCTGCTGGCCCAGCCCGAGGTCAAGCCCATCGGCTTGGGCGCGCGCAATTCGCTGCGGCTCGAGGCGGGCCTCTGCCTCTATGGCAACGACATCGACACCACCACCACGCCCGTCGAGGCCTCGCTCAACTGGGCGATGCAGAAGGTGCGCCGTGCCGGCGGTGCGCGCGAAGGCGGGTTCCCGGGCGCGGGAAAGATCCTCGCCCAGCTCACAGCCGCGACCGTCGGCGCCGCAGGCCACACCGACCACGACACCTTGAAGCGCAAGCGCGTCGGCCTCGTCGCGCTGGAGCGCATTCCGGTGCGCGACGGCACGATGCTGCAATCCTTCGAAGGCCAGGACATCGGCATCGTCACCAGCGGCCTGCTCGGCCCGAGTGCCGACCGCTGCATCGCGATGGGCTACGTGGCCACGGCGTTCTCCGAGCCCGGCACGCGCGTGCAGGCCATCGTGCGCGGCAAGCCGGTGCCGATGGAAGTCTCGACCATGCCCTTTGTGCCGACCCGCTACTACCGAGGCTGA
- a CDS encoding DUF2945 domain-containing protein, whose protein sequence is MKTEPKPGDKVAWTTSQGKTTGVVTRKVTGTASVKGHTAKATKAHPEFEVKSSKSGKKAIHKAEALQRK, encoded by the coding sequence ATGAAGACCGAACCCAAGCCCGGCGACAAGGTCGCCTGGACCACCTCGCAAGGAAAGACGACGGGCGTGGTGACCCGCAAGGTGACGGGCACCGCGAGCGTCAAGGGCCACACCGCGAAGGCGACGAAGGCCCATCCCGAGTTCGAGGTCAAGAGCAGCAAGTCGGGCAAGAAGGCGATCCACAAGGCCGAGGCGCTCCAGCGCAAGTGA
- a CDS encoding H-NS family nucleoid-associated regulatory protein: MTDARNMSFADIQKRIQEMDNERAQLELALQAKRGEELKVLADAYAKKLEAAGFSIPEGKAALDPYDKSGAKRTRSPNGSQASEAKAYVKGTVYKDPNSSATWTGGTKGRQPPWLIAALEGAPDKVKAYEKLAIGGDHVNNG, from the coding sequence ATGACAGATGCCAGGAATATGAGCTTCGCGGATATCCAGAAGCGCATCCAGGAAATGGACAATGAACGGGCCCAACTGGAGCTGGCATTGCAGGCCAAGCGTGGAGAAGAATTAAAGGTGCTGGCCGATGCCTATGCGAAGAAGCTCGAGGCAGCCGGCTTCAGCATCCCGGAGGGCAAGGCCGCGCTGGACCCTTATGACAAATCGGGCGCAAAACGCACGCGTTCACCCAATGGCAGCCAGGCATCGGAAGCCAAGGCCTATGTGAAGGGCACCGTGTACAAGGATCCCAATTCCAGCGCGACCTGGACGGGGGGAACAAAGGGCCGCCAACCGCCGTGGCTCATTGCTGCACTCGAAGGCGCGCCGGACAAGGTCAAGGCTTACGAAAAGCTCGCCATAGGCGGCGACCACGTCAATAACGGTTGA
- a CDS encoding TRAP transporter small permease — MQAFERYFLTANRWALILLLAAMSVIIFTNVVMRYTTSNSLEWAEEVSRHMMIWLTFLGAGPVLRYGGHIAVENLQDALPRAGAIAVRAFVAALLFAFFGFMVWYGWLYMQRTMFQLTAVTQIPFAYIYSAMLFGGALLIVHWLLVVRGYVLRREFASDAHFDANASASL; from the coding sequence GTGCAAGCCTTCGAGCGCTACTTCCTCACCGCCAACCGCTGGGCGCTGATCCTTCTGCTGGCCGCCATGTCGGTCATCATCTTCACCAACGTCGTCATGCGCTACACCACCAGCAATTCGCTCGAGTGGGCCGAAGAGGTGTCGCGCCACATGATGATCTGGCTCACATTCCTCGGCGCCGGGCCGGTGCTGCGCTACGGCGGCCACATCGCGGTCGAGAACCTTCAGGACGCGTTGCCGCGCGCGGGCGCCATCGCGGTGCGCGCCTTCGTCGCCGCGCTGCTGTTCGCCTTCTTCGGCTTCATGGTCTGGTACGGCTGGCTCTACATGCAGCGCACGATGTTCCAGCTCACCGCCGTCACGCAGATTCCGTTCGCCTACATCTACAGCGCGATGCTGTTCGGCGGCGCGCTTCTGATCGTGCACTGGCTGCTGGTGGTGCGGGGCTATGTGCTGCGGCGCGAGTTCGCGTCGGACGCCCACTTCGACGCCAACGCCTCGGCGTCGCTGTAA
- a CDS encoding TRAP transporter large permease, translating into MDASIVLIVSACIFLAIGVPVAFALGLSTVTTLILAENYPLMVLLKETFTGIDSFPLMAVPFFILAAELMSGGSLTEVLLRFAGQFVGHRRGGLGYTNVVSLTFFSGISGSALADAAGPGSMLIKMMDKAGYDRSYAAALTASTAIVGPIIPPSIIMIIYALQDETVSVGTLFAAGILPGILIAVAMCVVNFYVSKKRNYKGDGQTPPLREILITTWKAIPAILLPVVILGGMRAGWFTPTEASVVAVFYALVCGKFIYRTLEWKMLPDILSRSALLSASVLIIIGLSASFAWVLTIEGIPQQMAEWLISMNLSPWMFLIIVNVFLLLFGIFIEPLPGVMVLAPILAPVAIKLGVDPVHFAMIVIFNLTLGMITPPVGGLLFVTCNVSKVPMSALVKELVPFLWAHGAVLMILTFVPALSTWLPRALGFK; encoded by the coding sequence ATGGATGCCAGCATCGTTCTCATCGTCTCGGCCTGCATTTTCCTGGCCATCGGCGTGCCCGTGGCCTTTGCGCTCGGGCTCTCGACCGTCACCACACTGATCCTCGCGGAGAACTATCCGCTGATGGTGCTGCTGAAGGAAACCTTCACCGGCATCGACAGCTTTCCGCTGATGGCCGTGCCCTTCTTCATCCTCGCGGCCGAGCTCATGAGCGGCGGCTCGCTCACCGAGGTGCTGCTGCGCTTCGCGGGCCAGTTCGTCGGCCACCGGCGCGGGGGCCTGGGCTATACCAACGTGGTGTCGCTCACCTTCTTCTCGGGCATCTCGGGCTCGGCGCTGGCCGATGCGGCGGGGCCGGGATCGATGCTCATCAAGATGATGGACAAGGCCGGCTACGACCGTTCGTACGCGGCGGCGCTCACGGCCTCGACCGCGATCGTCGGGCCGATCATTCCGCCCTCGATCATCATGATCATCTATGCGCTGCAGGACGAGACGGTCTCGGTCGGCACCCTCTTCGCGGCCGGCATCCTGCCCGGCATCCTGATCGCGGTGGCGATGTGCGTGGTGAACTTCTACGTGTCGAAGAAGCGCAACTACAAGGGCGACGGGCAAACGCCGCCGCTGCGCGAAATTCTCATCACGACCTGGAAGGCGATTCCCGCGATCCTCTTGCCCGTGGTGATCCTCGGCGGCATGCGTGCCGGCTGGTTCACGCCGACCGAAGCCTCGGTGGTGGCGGTGTTCTATGCGCTGGTGTGCGGCAAGTTCATCTACCGCACGCTCGAGTGGAAGATGCTGCCCGACATCCTCTCGCGCTCCGCCCTGCTCTCGGCCTCGGTGCTGATCATCATCGGCCTCTCGGCCTCGTTCGCATGGGTGCTGACCATCGAGGGCATTCCGCAGCAGATGGCCGAATGGCTCATCAGCATGAACCTCTCGCCGTGGATGTTCCTCATCATCGTCAACGTGTTCCTGCTGCTGTTCGGCATCTTCATCGAGCCGCTGCCGGGCGTGATGGTGCTGGCGCCGATCCTCGCGCCCGTCGCGATCAAGCTGGGCGTGGACCCAGTGCACTTCGCGATGATCGTGATCTTCAACCTCACGCTCGGGATGATCACGCCGCCGGTCGGCGGGCTGCTGTTCGTGACCTGCAACGTGTCGAAGGTGCCGATGTCGGCGCTGGTGAAGGAGCTGGTGCCGTTCCTGTGGGCGCACGGCGCGGTGCTGATGATCCTGACCTTCGTGCCGGCGCTCAGCACCTGGCTGCCGCGGGCGCTCGGGTTCAAGTAG
- a CDS encoding NAD(P)H-dependent flavin oxidoreductase: MTTLQKILGTELPLIQAPMAGIQVSAMAIAVSNAGGLGSLPCAMLSPEVMRSELAAIRAGTDKPYNVNFFCHTPPVPSTEREATWRAALAPYYAEYGIDATSIPTGPGRNPFSADVADLLAEFKPPVVSFHFGLPPAELLARVHGWGAKVLASATTVEEALWLEAHGADAVIAQGLEAGGHRGHFLSHDLTKQLGTFALLPQLVRALKVPVIAAGGIADANGVAAAMALGAAGVQIGTAYMLTPEATTSAIHRAALKSEAARHTALTNLFTGRPARGIVNRVMRELGPIGAAAPEFPLATSGIAPLRAKAEAQGSGDFSPLWSGQNATGCREVPAAEVTRALAQGFLQASR, translated from the coding sequence ATGACGACGCTGCAGAAGATCCTGGGCACCGAACTCCCCCTCATCCAGGCGCCGATGGCCGGCATCCAGGTCAGCGCGATGGCCATCGCGGTGAGCAACGCGGGCGGGCTCGGCTCGCTGCCCTGCGCCATGCTGAGTCCCGAGGTGATGCGCAGCGAACTCGCGGCGATCCGTGCCGGCACCGACAAGCCCTACAACGTCAACTTCTTCTGCCACACGCCGCCCGTGCCGAGCACCGAGCGCGAGGCCACCTGGCGCGCCGCGCTCGCGCCGTACTACGCGGAATACGGCATCGATGCGACGAGCATCCCGACCGGCCCGGGGCGCAACCCTTTCAGCGCCGACGTGGCCGATCTGCTGGCCGAGTTCAAGCCGCCGGTGGTGAGTTTTCATTTCGGGCTGCCGCCCGCCGAACTTCTGGCGCGGGTGCATGGATGGGGCGCGAAGGTGCTGGCCTCGGCCACGACGGTCGAAGAGGCGCTGTGGCTCGAAGCGCATGGCGCCGATGCGGTCATCGCGCAGGGGCTCGAGGCTGGCGGGCACCGCGGGCACTTTCTCTCGCATGACCTGACGAAGCAGCTTGGCACCTTCGCGCTGCTGCCGCAGCTGGTGCGCGCGCTGAAGGTGCCGGTGATCGCGGCCGGCGGCATCGCCGATGCGAACGGCGTGGCCGCGGCCATGGCGCTGGGCGCGGCAGGCGTGCAGATCGGCACCGCCTACATGCTGACGCCCGAGGCCACGACGAGCGCGATCCACCGCGCGGCGCTCAAAAGCGAAGCGGCGCGCCACACCGCGCTCACCAATCTCTTCACCGGCCGGCCGGCGCGTGGCATCGTCAATCGCGTGATGCGCGAGCTGGGGCCCATCGGCGCAGCCGCACCCGAATTTCCGCTCGCCACATCGGGCATCGCGCCGCTGCGCGCCAAGGCCGAGGCGCAGGGCAGCGGCGACTTTTCTCCGCTGTGGTCGGGGCAGAACGCCACCGGCTGCCGCGAGGTGCCGGCGGCCGAAGTGACGCGCGCGCTGGCCCAAGGCTTTCTTCAAGCATCCCGCTGA